Part of the Paludisphaera borealis genome, CAGCTTCCCGGTCCGGTCCAAGGGCGAAGGCAACTGGTCGATCGTCCCCGACGTCGCCGTCGACGACGACGCCCGCAAGCGCCTCGACGCCGGAGTCGCCGAGCTGATCTCCGAACGCGAGGCCGTCAAGGACCTCCTCGGCCCGGCGGTCTGACCCGACCGCTGCAAGACAGTCATGAAAACAGGCCGTCGCGAGCATACCTTCTCCCCTTGCGGGCGAAGGTGGCCGCAGGCCGGATGAGGGGTGAGCATCCTAGGCGTTGTTCGAACGGCCTCACCGCTCGAACTCCCCTCATCCGCCCCTTCGGGGTGCCTTCGCCCGCAAGGGGAGAAGGGAATTCGGTCTCACCCCCGTCTGCAACTCCCAGGCGATCCGCGTTACGCGGGTGGATCGTCGATCCCAAGCGGCCGTCGATCCCCATCGCCGGCTGGGAGTCGCCGCGGGCGGCTTTCGTTCCACGGCTTCCGCGTCGGAAACCACAGTCGACGACGCCGGAGCAGCCGAGGTCCTCCGCGCCGTGACGCTGCCCGCGGTCGACAGGGGGGGCGAGAAGTACGTGTTCGCCAGATTGGCCGACGTCACGCCGCCGAAGTAGTAATGCGCGCCGGCGTCGTCGTACTGATACAGCGATCCGTCCTGAAAGATGACCTCGTAAACGAGCGCGCCGCCGGCCGTGTACGCCGCGCTGGCCGACTGCACGCCGCCGGCCAGGAAGCTCACGCCGCTCGCGTCGTACTGGAACAAGTCTCCGTTCGCGAAGACGACCTCGTAGGTGGCGCCGCCCGACGGCGCATAGGCGATGGTGGCCGCCCCCACGCCGCCGGCCAGGTACGTCACGCCGCTCGCGTCGTACTGGTACAAGGCCCCGTTCGTGAAAACGACCAGGTACGTGGGAGCGCCGGACGACGTGTACGCGGTGCTCGCCGACTGCACGCCGCCGGCCAGGTAGTGCGCGCCGGTCGTGTCGTACTGGTACAAGTCTCCGTTCGCGAAGACGACCGTGTAGACCAGATCGCCGCCCGGCGCAAGGCCCCCGTTCGCCGACCGCACGCCGCCGGCCAGGTACTTCACGCCGGTCGAATCATACTGATATAAGCCGCCGGTATTGAAGGTGACGAGGAACGTCGAGTCCGCCGGAGGCGTCGGCGCGGCGCCGGCGACGTTGATGGTGATCGTCGCGGTGTTGCTGACCTGCGACCCGTCCGTCGCCTGGATCGTGAACGTGTCGCGCCCCGAGTACGACGCGTACGGCCTGTAGGTGTACGACCCGTCCCGCAGATTCCTGACCAGCGTGCCGTGAGCGGGTTTCGAGACGTTGGCGAGCGACAACGACAGCCCCTGGGGATCGACGGCGCCGGCGAGCAACTGCGCCGGGGTGAGGTTCACCGAGGAGCCCGCCGCCACGCTGAACGTCTGGTTCAGGACGGTCGGCGGCGCGGGCGACGGAGGAGGCGCCACCGGAGTCGGCGGCGCGTCGCTCGTCCTCCAGCTTTCGAGCTGATCGTACACCGACTTGGTGATCCGGATCGCGAACGAATCGGACACGGCCACGCCGTAGACGACGCCGGTCGAGGTCGTCCAGACCGGGCTGCCGCTCTGACCGCCGTAAATGGTGATGTTCGGATTATGAAAGAGGATGCCGTTGCCGCCCGTGGAGAGACCGTCGATCCGTCCCGAGGTGTACTGCATGTTGAGGCCGTCGTAACCGTTGGCGGCGGGGTAGCCCGCGGTGGCGAAAATCGCGCCGGAGCTGAACGTGCTGTTGGTGTTCGAGTAGCCGTACGACAGCCAGCCGGTCTGGTCGCCAATGGCCGTGTCGAGCGTGATCAGGCCGATGTCGAGGGCGTCGGGGGACGTCTCGCCCTGGTGGCCCTGGTCGTAATTGATCCAGGTCGTGAACGTGCGTACGTAGGTGGATTGGGCGCTGCCGTACGGCTCGGAGGTTCCATGCAGCTCGGGGATGGCCGTGATCGACGTGGCCCAGCCGCCGTGCTCGGAGCTGTAGACGACGTGACCGGCCGTCAGGACGTGGTTGGCATCGATCATCGAGCCGCTGCCGACCATCTCCTCGCCGTCGGGATAGGTCATCTCCAGCTTGACGATCGCCGAATAGGGGATTCCCGAGCCGGCCGCGACCGGGCTGAGCGAAAGCACGACCCGCGCCTCAAGCCCCTCGATCGCCGGCCGCACGCACTTCCGCGACAGTCGCGTCATGATGCGCCTTCCCGATGACATGCTCAAGAGCCCCTGGACTTGCGCTCAGGGACCGGTGCCAGGATCATGATCCGTCAAACATCAAACGCCGTGCATCAATGCACAGCACATGAAGATGGTCGCCACGGCCCCTTTTGGACCGAGCGAGCCATCTTATCATCGATCACCGCATCTCCGCACGCCGTTGCTTCGTTTCTTCACGGCCGCCGAATCCGAGGTGTTTCCTCCCTCGCGTCCAGCGTGCGGACGATCAACCCCGCCCATGCGTTCCGTTTCGTTCGCCACGCGGCTCGGCGAAAGCAATCTAACTATACTTCATGTATCCGGAGATGGAGGTGGCGGGCGAACGGATGTGGGAAGTTGATCAGCTCGCAGGTCGGCGCGTCGCGGAGGGAAACGAGCCAACCAGGGGGGTTCAGCGGACAGGTCGGGCGGAAGGGCCGTCGCCGGCGCGGGCGTTGGGGTCGAGGCCGATGATCCGGCCTCGGGGACGGCTGCGGTCGACGATGACGGGGGCGGCGTCGGTGGTCTCGGCGCCGCCGCGATTGCCGAGGGTGTCGACGGCCTCGACGCGGACGTGGAACTTGGGAGGCAGGTTGGGCGGGACGCTCCAGACGAACTGGCCGGCGTTCTCCTGGGTCTGGGCGATCGGCTCCCAGACCGCGCCCGGCTGATCGGCCCGCCAGAAGAGCGAGACCGAGCGCGGGGGGAGGTGGGCGTCGGTGGCGCGCCACGAGACGGCGATCTTGCCGGCGTGGACGCCGGTTCCGACCTTGACCGGAAAGAGCTGGACGGCCGGCGGGGTCGAGTCGACTTCCACCCAGGTCTGCGGAACCTCGCCGGGGGCCGGGGGCCGGTCGCCCAGTCCCGAGGCCGAGAGGGCGACGAGCGACAGGCCGAAGGTGCCCTCGCCGCCGAGGTCGACGTCGAAAGGACTCGTCTTATCCGCATCGAGGCCGCGGCGGCTCCAGGTCCGGCCGCCGTCGTGGGTCAGCCAGAGTTCGACGGTCGCCGGGCCGCCGGGGCCCGCGTCGTTGACTTCATACTGGAGCTTGAACTGGGGGCTCCCCACCAGAATCGTCGCGCCGCCGCCGTCGCCCGACGCCCCGGCGCTGGCCGGCGGGGCCGACGCGGCGGGGGCCGGGGCTTCGCCGCCGGGATTCGGGAACGGGTCGGGGAAAACCGAGCCAGACGCGGACGCGGCGGGCGCAGGCGCGGCGGCCCGGCTGTCGGCGACGCGGCCCGCGGGGCGATCCCAATCGGGCGGCGGTGGGAACGTGTCGGCGGCGGCCACGGCGGCGGCGGCCCCATTGTCCACGTCGACGCGGGGCCTGCGGGCGGCCGGCGCTCGCGCGGTTCGGGCGGCGGGACGCGGCGGCGCGGCGAGGTCGTCCTCCACCGGCGGGAACGCCGAACTCTCGGCGATCGGCGACTCCGTCCGCCGCGAAATCTTCTCGAGCGGCGGAGCCGTAGCGGCTTCGGGATCGAGCGCCGCAAAGTCGGGGGGCGCCGCCGAGCCTTCGGGCAGGGCGATCACGCTCTCGGCCACGTTCCCGGCCTTGTCGGACACCGACGCCCGGACCCGGAGGCTGTCGGCCGTCCCCGCGTCCCACTTCTGCACGCCCACCACCGCGGGCTTGCGAAGCGGCACCTGCTTCCACTTGAGAGCGCCCTCAACCTGGTATTCGAGGACCAGCGTCTTGAGGTCGAGGTTCTCGTCCTTCGCCACCCAGCGGACCTGCGCCACGCTCCCGCGGCGGCCGTCGGCCTCGACCACAAGCGAGGGGGGGACCGAATCGATGATCACCTTCATGCTCGGTTCGACCGTCTGGTCGAGCGGCGGCGAGTACCGATCGTCGGTCGTCACCGTCCGGACCGCGAACCAGTATTCGCCGTCGCCCGGGGCGCGGAAGGTGAACTTGCCGAGTTCGGGTCGGGTCTTGCTGGCGGCCTTCCAGGTGTATCCCGAGTCCTCCGAGACCCAGAGCTGGACTTCCTTGAGCTGGGCGCGGCCCTGCTCGTTGATGTTGAACGGGATCCGGAACGACTTATCCTTGTGGAACAGCGTCACGGGCCTCGCCCCGGCCGGCTTCCCGGCGGATTCGGCCTTCGCCTCAGAGGCGCACAGCATCCCCAGCGCAGCGAGAGCCAGCGACCAGGCCAGGGGCCTCGACGCGCTCGCTCTCCATCTGTTTGGGGGTGCCTCGGACGCCACGGATTTCGTCTCCTTCGCCCAACCGACCGCCGCGCACTGGCCCGACGACCGACAGGGCACAGGGCTTATGCCGGCTTTATCGACCCTGCGTCCGACCTGGCTTGAAACGATTCAGGCGACAAGTCGGATTGCAGCGACGAAAACCGTTTAGCCAAGCAAACCTGGAGAAGATAGAGCGGAAATACCGTCCGAGCTTCTGGCGCGGCTACCGGGCCGCGGCGCGAAATTCGCGAACGATGGCGACGTACTGGCTGGCGAGGGACCGGATGCGGTCGAAGTCGCGCGCGGCGACGGCCTTGGGCTCGACAAGCGAGCCGCCGACGCCAAGGCAGCAGGCGCCGGCCTTCAAGAAGGCCTCGGCGGTGTTCAGGTCGACCCCGCCGGTGGGCATGAGCCGGATCTGGGGCAGGGGGCCGCGGAGGGCCTTCAGGTAAGTTGGGCCGACGGCGTCGGCGGGGAAGATCTTAACCACGTCGGCCCCGGTCTCCCAGGCGGTGACGACTTCGGTGGGGGTGAGCGCGCCCGGCATGACGACCTTGTCGTAGCGGCGGCAGAGGCGGATGACGTCCGGGTTCACGTTGGGGGAGACGAGGTATTCGGCACCCGCCAGCAGGGCGATGCGCGCGGTCTCGGGGTCGAGCACGGTGCCGGCGCCGAGGACCAGCGCGTCGCCGACCTGGCGGCGGGCGTCGCGGATGACGTCGACGGCGTCGGGGACCGTGAAGGTGATCTCGGCGGCGGTCACGCCCCCTTCGGCCAGGGCTTCGACGACCTTCACCAGCGACTCGCTCGATTCGGAGCGGACGATCGCCACGACGCCGCCGTCGAGGATGCGCTTGAGGGTGGTTTCGCGCGACATGGCAGGTTCCTTTCGGATCGCAACAGGGCGGGGCAGGGGACCGACGGACTTCGTTCAGAACAGCTTGGCCGGGGCGTCGGGCGGGTTCAACAGCCGGTCGAGGATGCCGGCCAGCTCCGGGGCGCTCGGGATTTCCTTGAACCAGAGGATCGGGTTCGGGAGCTTGCTGACGGCGTCCTCATCGACCTTGAGCTTCTCGGAGATGATCAGGACGAACCGGGGCGGCCCCAGGCGGGGAAGTTGGTCGAGCAGGCGGTCGAGGGTCGCCTTCTTCCAGAAGCCGACGACCTCGATGAAGACGTCGACGCCGGTCGCCTTGTGGACGGCTCGGTAGTCGGGCACCCAGACCCCTTCGCGGCCGAGTTCGACGACCTCGGTGACCTCGCTCAACTCCCACGCCGGCGCGACCTGGCGGAACCGCTCGGCGAACGCCGGGATCTCGGGAGGAACGTAGACTCCGGTGTCGGCCTGGTGCGGCACCAGTCCCAGGCTGGGGTCGAGGTGGAAGCTCCGGGGATCGCGCTTCGGGCCCCACCGCAGCTCGGCGTCGAGCCGGAAGTCGCAGCAGCGGAGCAGCGACGGCAGGAAAAGGGCCATCTGAAGCCCGTACCGCGTGGTCGCGCTGAACAGGCTCAGGGGGCCGTCGATGTGGAAGACGTAGCCGTCGCGCATGGTTCCCGACACGCGGTACAGGAGGCGGTGGAACTTGAGCTGCCGGAAGAGCTGGCGATACCGCGCGGGGGTCTCGTTCTTGACCTCGACGACGACCCGGACCGAACGGAGCAGGACGGTCTGGGCGAGGGCGACGTTGTAGCGGTCGAGCAGCCGCTGGGCGGTCATGTCCTTGAACGAGAGCATGCGGTTCTCGTCGCGAAGGTCGGCGAACAGGCCGTCGATGAGCGTCTGCGGCGCGACCTTCAGCTCGTCGGCGACGGCCGCCAGAACCTGATCACGGCGGAACGGAGGACGAGGCCCGATTCCGGCCTCGGGCAACGGGTTCGCCTCCGGGCCGGGCTTGCCGAGCGTCTTGCGATGCGCGGCGGCGGCGGTGAACACCTTCTCGCGGATCACGTCCGGCGGCACGTCGGCCACGACCTCGAACTCGGAGCCGTCCTCCAGCACCTTCGCCAGCCCGCGATGCACGAGGGTCGCCTTGCCCCCACTCCCGAACAGCTCGTCGATCTCGGCCTCGATCTCACCCCGCGTCATCCCCACGCCCTCGCGGAAGATCAACAGCAGGCTCTCGGCCGCCTCAAGCCACTGCGCGCTCTCGCGGTTGAGATAGAGCGGCAGCACCCGCTCCTTGGAAATCTTGACTCGAACCAGGTCGCCGGTGAGCATCAGGCCGCTCCCCGCAAAGTGATGCGGTCGGTGCAGGGCTTGCCTCGCAATACAAGCCCGAAGCGCCAGCGAGTGCATGGTCCGGAATACAAGCCCGAAGCGCCAGCGATTGAATGGTTCGGGCGGCCGGTTCCGGAGGCGACGCGGTTCGCAAGGGAATTCACTCGCTGGCGCTTCGGGCTTGTATTTCGATCCATGCCGGCCTCCCCCCGTCCTTCAATCCCCGTCGTAAGCACTGTGCTGCCTCCGGCGGTTCGACGTGTATTCCTCGACCGTGCCCCGGGTGATGACCTCGTAGAGCACCGCTTTCTTGTCTCCCGACTTGCGGAGGATGCGGCCGAGCCGCTGGACGTGCTCGCGGACCGAGCCCGAGCCGCTGAGGATGATCGCCACGTTGGCCTCGGGGACGTTCACTCCCTCGTTCAAAACCTTGGAAGTCGCCACGATCGGGTAGGCCCCCGAATTGAACCGCAGGAGGATCTCCCGGCGCTCCTTGGTCTTGGTCTGGTGGGTGATGACCGGAACGAGGAACTGGCGGGCGATGGTGTAGACCGTGGCGTTGTCGTGGGTGAAGATCAGGACGCGGTCGTGGTTGTGGCGGTCGAGCAGCCGTTCGAGCAGCTTCAGCTTCGCCGGAGCGGCCAGGGCCAGGGTGCGCTGTTCGCGGTAGGCGTGGAAGGCTTCGCGGCCCTCGGGCGAGCGGAACGCCAGGAACAAGAACCGGCTCCAGCCGTCGGGCCGACGCATATCGATTCCCGAATTGGTCACGAACGCCCGGTAGCACTCGCGGGCCTCGTCGTACCGCAGCCGCTCCTCTTCGCTGAGCGAGACGTACAGCGGGACCACCTGGTAGTCGGCCAGGAACTCGCCGCGAAGCTGGGTGATCTCGCGGCGGTAGACGATCGGGCCGATGAGCTGGTCGAGGTGCGTGTGGGCGTTGTCGGCCCGCTCGGGGGTCGCGGTCAGGCCGAGCCGGAACGGCGCGATCGCGCAGATGGCCGAGAGCCCGTAGGTCGCCCCCGGCAGGTGATGGCACTCGTCGAAGACGATCAGGCCGAACCGATCGCCCAGGCGCTCCATGTTGATGTAGGCCGAGTCGTAGGTCGTGACGGTGATCGGCTGGACGTCGTTGTAGCCGCCGCCGAGCAGGCCGATCTCGACGCCGAAGCTCAGCGTCAGCTCGTCGTACCACTGGTTCATCAGGTCGATGGTCGGCGTGACGATCAGGGTCGGCCGCCCAGCCCGCTCGATCGCCATATTCGCCAGATGCGTCTTGCCTGTTCCGGTCGGCAGAACCACCACCCCGCGGCCGCCGGCCTTCCACCAGGCGTCGAGCCCCTCGGTCTGGTGCGGAAAGGCGTTCTTGGCCACCTGGATCTTCCAGGGGGTCAACGTCGGGCCATACCCGCGCGCGTCGTCGGTGTAGACGAGCTTCTGCCGGCGGATGTGCTCGACGACCGTCCGGTACCAGATCGCCTCGGCCCGGAAGGTCTTGCTCCGGGGGTCGAACTTCACCCCCGGCAATCCGGGGTCGTCCCCTTCCTTCGGCCCCTCGACGACCACCGTCCCCCGGTCGAAGACCAGCCGTAACGGCCGGGGCTCGCTCTGGTTCGAGTCACCCGTACTCATGAAACGGCCGCTCCGAGATCAATGCGCTGGGGACACTCCGGCCGATTCGCCATCAGCCTGACAACCAGTGTACCCGAGTCTAGGCCCCCCCGCGAGGTTGGGTTCGTTCGCGCCGAAAACCCACGCCGCCGACGCCCCAAACCCCTCCCCGTCCCGCCTCGTCGCCCGGGCTCGACACGCCCCGACGAGCCCCCCGTCGTCCCGGCCGAATTTGGGTTCGTTCGCTCCACGAAACCAGGCCGAACAAGAAACATAAATCCTTTATCCACAACACATTCGAGCCAACAACACGATTGGCTTCGATTGCCCGGAAAACCAACCGTCGCTCCACGCGTCGCGACCTCGAAATCCTTCGCCTCCCCGGTCGTCGACGGCCGTTCGTGGGCATCGAACGGACCCCTTCCTCCGGCCGGCCAATTGGGTCCGTTCGGCGCTTTTTCGTGGCCGGCTTTCGGGTTTGTTCCCCCAGTCCGCCACTCATTGAGTTCCCGAATTGTGAAAGAGCCGGGCGAGGCTGGACCGCCCCTACCTTTACTATTGTCCACGATCGCCAAGTCTGAAACGGTTTACGCGACGATTTGCTCTTATTCCGAGCGCCCGGAATGCAAACCACCATGGCGCCGTGGAGACAACCGGCCCCATGAAAAT contains:
- a CDS encoding Ig-like domain-containing protein — its product is MTRLSRKCVRPAIEGLEARVVLSLSPVAAGSGIPYSAIVKLEMTYPDGEEMVGSGSMIDANHVLTAGHVVYSSEHGGWATSITAIPELHGTSEPYGSAQSTYVRTFTTWINYDQGHQGETSPDALDIGLITLDTAIGDQTGWLSYGYSNTNSTFSSGAIFATAGYPAANGYDGLNMQYTSGRIDGLSTGGNGILFHNPNITIYGGQSGSPVWTTSTGVVYGVAVSDSFAIRITKSVYDQLESWRTSDAPPTPVAPPPSPAPPTVLNQTFSVAAGSSVNLTPAQLLAGAVDPQGLSLSLANVSKPAHGTLVRNLRDGSYTYRPYASYSGRDTFTIQATDGSQVSNTATITINVAGAAPTPPADSTFLVTFNTGGLYQYDSTGVKYLAGGVRSANGGLAPGGDLVYTVVFANGDLYQYDTTGAHYLAGGVQSASTAYTSSGAPTYLVVFTNGALYQYDASGVTYLAGGVGAATIAYAPSGGATYEVVFANGDLFQYDASGVSFLAGGVQSASAAYTAGGALVYEVIFQDGSLYQYDDAGAHYYFGGVTSANLANTYFSPPLSTAGSVTARRTSAAPASSTVVSDAEAVERKPPAATPSRRWGSTAAWDRRSTRVTRIAWELQTGVRPNSLLPLRAKAPRRGG
- a CDS encoding bifunctional 4-hydroxy-2-oxoglutarate aldolase/2-dehydro-3-deoxy-phosphogluconate aldolase, translated to MSRETTLKRILDGGVVAIVRSESSESLVKVVEALAEGGVTAAEITFTVPDAVDVIRDARRQVGDALVLGAGTVLDPETARIALLAGAEYLVSPNVNPDVIRLCRRYDKVVMPGALTPTEVVTAWETGADVVKIFPADAVGPTYLKALRGPLPQIRLMPTGGVDLNTAEAFLKAGACCLGVGGSLVEPKAVAARDFDRIRSLASQYVAIVREFRAAAR
- a CDS encoding DUF790 family protein is translated as MLTGDLVRVKISKERVLPLYLNRESAQWLEAAESLLLIFREGVGMTRGEIEAEIDELFGSGGKATLVHRGLAKVLEDGSEFEVVADVPPDVIREKVFTAAAAHRKTLGKPGPEANPLPEAGIGPRPPFRRDQVLAAVADELKVAPQTLIDGLFADLRDENRMLSFKDMTAQRLLDRYNVALAQTVLLRSVRVVVEVKNETPARYRQLFRQLKFHRLLYRVSGTMRDGYVFHIDGPLSLFSATTRYGLQMALFLPSLLRCCDFRLDAELRWGPKRDPRSFHLDPSLGLVPHQADTGVYVPPEIPAFAERFRQVAPAWELSEVTEVVELGREGVWVPDYRAVHKATGVDVFIEVVGFWKKATLDRLLDQLPRLGPPRFVLIISEKLKVDEDAVSKLPNPILWFKEIPSAPELAGILDRLLNPPDAPAKLF
- a CDS encoding DEAD/DEAH box helicase family protein, with amino-acid sequence MSTGDSNQSEPRPLRLVFDRGTVVVEGPKEGDDPGLPGVKFDPRSKTFRAEAIWYRTVVEHIRRQKLVYTDDARGYGPTLTPWKIQVAKNAFPHQTEGLDAWWKAGGRGVVVLPTGTGKTHLANMAIERAGRPTLIVTPTIDLMNQWYDELTLSFGVEIGLLGGGYNDVQPITVTTYDSAYINMERLGDRFGLIVFDECHHLPGATYGLSAICAIAPFRLGLTATPERADNAHTHLDQLIGPIVYRREITQLRGEFLADYQVVPLYVSLSEEERLRYDEARECYRAFVTNSGIDMRRPDGWSRFLFLAFRSPEGREAFHAYREQRTLALAAPAKLKLLERLLDRHNHDRVLIFTHDNATVYTIARQFLVPVITHQTKTKERREILLRFNSGAYPIVATSKVLNEGVNVPEANVAIILSGSGSVREHVQRLGRILRKSGDKKAVLYEVITRGTVEEYTSNRRRQHSAYDGD